Genomic segment of Myxococcus stipitatus:
GCGGCGGTGACGGATCATCCCCGCATCGTCGAGCTCCTGCGCACCATCGTGGACTCGGGGCGCGAGGTGGGAGTGTCGTCGCTTCGCGCGGACAGGCTCACCCAGGAGCTGGTGAACCAGCTGCGCCGCGGCGGCGCGACGAACCTGACGGTGGCGGCGGATGGGGCCTCGCAGCGGATGCGGGACATGGTCGACCGCAAGCACTCGGAGGAGCAGATTGTCCGCGCCGCGGAGTTCGCGCGCACGGCGGGCATGAAGCAGCTCAAGGTGTACAACGTGGTGGGGCTGCCCTTCGAAGGGGAAGCGGACATCGACGAGCTGATCCGCTTCACCACCGAGCTGTCGCGCATCCTGCCCGTGGCGTTGGGGGTGGCTCCCTTCGTGGCCAAGCGGAACACGCCCCTGGACGGGGCTCCCTTCGCGGGCATTCGCGAGGTGGAGGCGCGGCTGGAGCGGCTCCGCAAGGGCCTGCGCGGTCGCGCCGAGGTCCGCCCCACGTCCGCCCGGTGGGCCTGGGTGGAGTACATGCTGGCCCAGTGCGGTCCCGAAGGGGGGCTGGCCGCGATGGACGCCTGGCGCGCTGGGGGCAGCTTCTCCGCGTGGAAGAAGGCCTTCGAGGGGCGGGGCTGTGAGCCCTACATGGCCCGGCGGGTGGAGGATGGTCGCCGCAACCCCACGTTGTGGCCCACTGTCCCGAAGGTGGCTCCGTCCGCGTCCGCCGCGTGACGGGAGGTGCAAGTGCCGGTGCACGAAGGGCCCTGCTTCCGCTAGAAGTCCGGTGGCGCCGATAGCCGGCGCCCAGAGGCAGCGGAGAATCAGGTGAGCACGCAGCGCGTGGACAAGGCGTGGCAGCAGAAGGGCCTCAAGGAGTACTCGACGGAGGCCCTGCTCGGTACGCTCGGCCACTACGGCATTCCCGTGGCCGAGGAGGACTTCCGGAAGCTCGCGGAGACGACCTTCCCCCTGGGCATCGCCCAGAGCTGGAAGGCGAAGTGGAAGGGCACGGGCCCGTTCAAGGACTTCATCGTCGCGGCGGCGGTGGAGCTGTGGCGGCGCTGGCTGCCGGACCGTGTTGCCCCGCATGAGGTGACGGAGGCGCTGGCCTCGCTCATGAGGGCCCTGCTGCAGTTGCTCAACGGTGCCGCCGACGCGCCCGTGGGCCCTGCTTTCGAGCGGATGACCACCCTGCGCTCGAAGATGCCCCTGGATGACAAGGGCGCTCCCCAGGAGCGCTTCATGCAGGAGTCGCTCGCGCCCTTCACGGAGAAGGACGCGGAGTTCTTCGACCGCCTCGCGGAGACGCTGGCCCGCTCGGGACACCCGGCGCACGGCGAGTCCTTCGCGGAGCTGGAGGAGTTCTTCCTGCCGGACCGCAAGGGCATCTCGAAGGCCATCGTGCGCGCGGCGCGCGGTGAGCAGGACGCGGCCGTGGCGGACCTGGTGAAGCTGACCGAGGACACGGCTCGCACGCCCATCGCCCGGATTCTGGCCGTGGACGGACTCATCCACCTCCAGGCGAACGGTCAGGCGGCCTCGGCGGGGCGCATGCTGCTGGAGTGGGCCGAGTCGACGAAGGACCTGCATCTCGCGCTGGACCTCGTGCCGCGTCTGGAGCACGTCTTCAAGGCGCAGAACGACCGCGTCTCCCTGTTGGAGCTGATGCAGACGGCCGAGCGTCTCGAGGCCGAGCACGACCGCGTCCACCCCGGTCACCGCCGCCACCGTCACAATCACAACCACGGATGAGGTCTCCCGCGCGGTGCACGATGTTCGTGCGCCGCGCGGAACCGTCCTCCTGGAGCGCTGAAGGGGCACCGCGCCTGACGCGTGGTGACCTCAGCGCCCATCGAGGCATGGGGGCGTGGCTCTCCCCGTACCGCGAAGGTCTCGGGCCGAGCGCCGAACCCCTGGCCTCACTCCGCGGTGCTGGTGCCTTCCGCTCCGCCCTTGGCCTGAGTGCGTCGAGGCTTCCTCTTGCGGACGGGCTTCGTGTCCGAGGCCTCGGGTGCACCGGTCTCCGCGGGGGCCGCCGTCGCGACATTCTCCTCGGGAGAAGGGGGCTCGCGGCTCTCGACGGGAGGGGCCTCCTCCTCCTTCGCGGGCAGCGGCGTCGCGCGCTTCAGGGGAATCTTGAGGACGTTGGGAACACCTTCCGACACGTCGCGCGTGGACACGACAGCGCCCACGGTTGTGTAGCGGATGGCTCCTGTCTGCGTGAAGGCGTGCTTGAGCGGATACGACCTGGCCCTGGGGAGGAACCAGTCGCGCGCGGCCTTGAGCGGCAGCACGTGCATCTCTCCCTGCGAGAGGAACACGTACACCAGCAGGTCCGCCCCGCTGTAGAGGAAGCAGCCAGGGGTGTCTTTCTCGAGGTTGGACACCAGCTCGAAGAAGTAGCGCCGGCGTGTCGCGTTCCGGTCGCCCTTCACCTCGATGCCGCGCACCTCCCCGGAAGGCAACTCCCAGAGGAGGTCCACCCCTCGGTGCTGGAAGCGCGGGTCCGACTGCACGTCGTGAACGCGCGAGCCCGGCTCGGTTTCCAGCAACCACGCCCTCGCGTGCTGCACGGCGCGGTCCGCCGCGCCCTGCACGCCCTTCATGCTGAAGCTTCGTGCCATGTCCTACCGGCGCAGCTCGACGCCCGTCGCCACCAGCTGCACTTCGCGGGGCTTGCCATCCGCGCCGCGCGGGACGATGGCGCCTTCGCTCTCGTAGTGGGACGCGTGGCTCTCGCTCAGCTCCGCCACCTTCACGACACCCTCCACGCGCGCCTGCGCGCCCGCGGAGTCCAGCGGGACGAAGAAGCCGTAGTCCTTGAACGTCACGCGCACGCCGGGGCCCTTCGCCGAGTCGGTGGCGAGCTCCATCCAGCAGCCCTTGCGCTCACACGCCTTGCGCACGCGTCCCTCGAGCGTCACCGTCTTGCCCTCGTGCGGCTGGGGCTTGGTCAGCAGGTCCGCGAGCTTCACGGGGTTGGCGCCCTTGAGGGCCTCGCCACGGGTGAGCTTCCAGCCGTCCTGGGAGGAGGCGGCGGGGGCCTCGCTCTTGGGCGCGGCCTTGGCGGCGTCGGCGGGGTGGTGGCAGTCGCTGGCGGCCGCCTTGTCCTCGCCTCCGGCCTTGGCGGGCGTCTTCTTGTCGCCAGCGAAAGCCAGCAGGGGAACAGCGACCAGCAGCATCAGGGACGTGCGGAGCGAGTTCATGACTCGCTCGCTTAGCCAAAACTCATTGCCCCGGCAAGACGAGCCCCGTACTACAGTGTCACTCCCAGACACCTCTCGGCGGGTCGCGCATGAAGGTCTTCATCCCTCCTCGCAATCGCCGGCCTGGCACGGTGGACTACATGGGGCTCATGGGCCTCGTGGGGTTGCTGGTGGCCCGATACATCCCGGTGGCCCGAATCATCCCGTTCTGGGGCTGTGTGCTGCGCGAGCAGACAGGGTGGCCCTGCCTCGGCTGTGGGCTGACCCGGGTGGCGGAGAGGGTGTCCCACTTCAACTTCGAGGGGGCCTGGGAGGCCAATCCCCTGGGGACGGTGGCCGCCCTCCTGTTCGCCCTGGCGGCGGTGGCCATGGTGGTGCACCTCGTCTTCGCCGTCCCGATTCCTGAAATCCAGCTCTCGGCGAAGGAGTGGAGGGCGTTCCAGGTGGTGATGCCTGTCATCGTCCTGGTGAATTACGCCTACGTGGTGGTGAAGACGCGCTTCCCCCACCTGCTGCTATAGAGCGAGGTGTCGTGACTCTCGCGCTCGTGCTGTTGGGTTATCTCGCCGGCTCCATCCCTTTCGGTGTCCTGCTGACGCGATGGCTGCGTGGCGTGGACGTGCGCCAGGGGGGCAGTGGGAACATCGGCGCCACCAACGTCACCCGGGTCGCGGGCAAGAAGCTGGGCGCGCTGGTGCTGGTGCTGGATGCGCTGAAGGGCGCGTTGCCGGTGGCGCTCGCGGTGCGGCTGGTGCCGGGCCAGCCCCTGGTGCACGTGATGGTGGGAGTGGCCGCGGTGCTGGGCCATGTCTACCCGGTGTGGCTGAAGCTCCACGGGGGCAAGGGCGTGGCCACGGCGCTCGGGGTGCTGCTGGTGCTGGCTCCGTGGGCCGCGCTGGCGGCGGGCACGGCGTTCATCGCCATCTTCCTGGTGTCGCGCGTCAGCTCCCTGGGCTCGCTCTTCGCGGGAGCCACGGCGGTGGGCACGACGGCCTGCACCGCCCCGGAGCCCGAGTACACCGGCCTCTCAGCCTTCCTCTTCGTCGTCATGCTGTGGACGCATCGGAGCAACATTGGCCGGCTGCTGCGTCGCACCGAGCGGCGCTTCTGAGCCTTCGTCGCCGCCCCCCGCGGCGCGGTAGCCGAGCAGGTTGCATTCGATGGGGCCGTTCCACAGCTCCCGGCGAGACGAGGGGCGCGCGTGGAAGGCGCTCTCGAAGGCGGGGTTGCCGCAGAGCACCCAGACGCGCCAGCCGGGCACGCGCAGGGCCTCGCCCAGCTTGTAATAGAAGCTCTTCATGCCCTTCTGTCCGCCGGTGCCGATGCGGTCTCCGTAGGGCGGATTGGTGAGCAGCAGGCCGTGGGTGGCGGGGAGGTGCGGCATCCGGGTGGCGTCGCCCTCGGTGAGGGAGATCTCCTCCGACAGCCTGGCGGCGCTCACGTTGCGTTGCGCGGCCTCCAGGGCCTCCGGGTCCTTGTCGAGGCCCCAGATGGGGACCTCCACCTTGCGCTCGTTGCGACGGGCATCCGCGCGCAGGTCCGCGAGCAGCTCGCGAGCCCGGGCCCCCAGCTCAGGCCAGCGCTCCACCGCGAAGTCCCGGTTGAGTCCCGGGGCCCGCTTCCGGGCAATCATCCCGCCTTCAATCAGCAGCGTGCCGGAGCCGCACATCGGGTCGACGAGGGCCTCGTCTCCCGTGTAGCGCGCGGCGCGCAGGATGGCGGCGGCGAGCGTCTCCTTGAGCGGAGCGACGGTGGGGCGCACGCGATAGCCTCGGCGGTTCAGCGAATCGCCACAGAGGTCCAGCGAGAGCGAGAGGGTGTCGCGAGACAGGTGCGCGACCACGCTCACGTCGGGGTTCTTCGTGTTGACGTCGGGCCGCGTGCCCACGACGTCGCGCATCCGGTCGACGATGGCGTCCTTCACCTTGAGGGCGACGAAGCCGGAGTGGCTGTGCTCGCTGTCCTTCAGCGTGGCGTCCACCGCGAACGTGGTGGTGGGCGTCAGGTGCTCTTCCCAGGAGACGCTCCGGACGGCCTCGTAGAGCCCGTCGGCGCCACGGGCCTCGAAGGCGCCCAGGGGGTAGAGGACTCGCATCGCGATGCGAGACCAGAGGCAGACCATGAGCGCCTCGTCGAGCGAGGCCATGAAACGCACGCCTCCTCGGTCCTGGCGGATGCGGCGCGCGCCGAGCTCCTTGAGCTCATCCGCGAGCAGGTCCTCGGTGCCGCGAGCCGTGGTGGCGAAAAGGGCAATACGTTCAGCCATGAGACCCCCGCCCATAAACGACCTGGGACCGCTTGGGAACCCACAAGACGCTGGAAGTGCGTCCCCGTCCGATGTGGGCGAGTCCAGAGAGGGGGGGCCAGCGGGCATTCGAGAGCCTGTCTCGCCCGCAGGTGCCCGCGCTGGAAACGAAAAGGGGCGCCCGGACGTCGCCGGGCACCCCTGGGAACTTCGTTCGCCTCGAGCGCTACATCGCTCCAGCGCCCGGCATGTCGCCCACGCCTCGGATGAGCACCTCGCGAGGCTTGGCTCCGTCCGCCGCGCCCACCACGCCGTCTCGCTCCATCCGCTCAATCATGCGCGCGGCGCGGTTGTAGCCGATGCGCATCTTGCGCTGGAGCATCGAGATGGAGACCGCGCGCATCTCGCTGACCACCGCGAGCGCCTGGTCGTACAGCTCGTCGGACAGCTCGTCCTCCTCGCCACCCGACTCCACGTCCTCGTCGCGCGGCTTGAGGATGGACTCGTCGAAGACGGGCTTGCCCTGCGCCTTGAGGTGGTCCACCGCCTTCTTGATTTCGTCTTCCGACACGAAGGCGCCGTGCACACGCTGCAGGTGCGCGCTCGTCGGCGGCATGATCAGCATGTCGCCCATGCCCAGCAAGGCCTCCGCGCCGACCGTGCCGAGAATCGTCATCGAGTCCGGCTTGGAGCGCAGCATGAAGCTGATGCGCGTGGGGAAGTTCGCCTTGATGACACCCGTGACGACGTCCGTGGACGGACGCTGCGTGGCGACCATCAGGTGGATGCCGGCCGCACGCGCCATCTGCGCCAGGCGCGCGACGTACGTCTCCACCTCGCGGCTCGCGACCATCATCAGGTCCGCGAGCTCGTCGATGATGACCACGATGTACGGCAGCTTCTTGAGCTCCTTCTTCTCCGGCTTGCTCGAAGCGGCCTCCAGCGCGGCCTCGGTCCCGTCGTCCTCGGCCTCCGCCTCCATCTCGGGCACGGCGTCCTGGGGCGCGGGCTCCTCCTCCGACATCACCGCCTCGCGCACGTCCTCCAGGTCCTCGCGAGGCGCGGCCACGCCCAGGGCATCCGGGCTCGACGCGTTGGACGCGGCCTTGGGCTCGCCGCCCTCCACGTCCAGCACCAGCATCTTCTTGGGCTTGGACTTCCGGGGCGCGGGCTCGACGGCGGAGAGGGTCTCCTTCACCTCGGAGGCGGAGCTCTCCACCAGCTTGTTGAAGCCGGCGATGTTGCGCACGCCCGCCTCGGACAGCATCTGGTAGCGGCGCTCCATCTCCTCCACGGCCCAGCGCAGCGCGAGCGCCGCCTTCTTCGGGTCCGTCACCACCGGCAGCAGCAGATGCGGGATGCCCTCGTAGACGGAGAGCTCCAGCATCTTCGGGTCCACCATGATGAAGCGCACCTCCTCCGGTGTGGACTTGAGGAGGATGCTCATGATCATCGAGTTGACGGCCACGGACTTACCCGAGCCCGTCGTACCGGCGATGAGCAGGTGGGGCGCCTTCGCCAGGTCGAAGACGTACGGCATGCCCTCGATGTCCTTGCCCACGCACATGGTCAGCTTGCTGGGGCCCTTGAGGAACGCGTCCTGCTCGGCGATCTCCTTCAGGTAGACCGTCTCGCGGTCCCGGTTGGGGACCTCGATGCCGACCACGCCCTTGCCGGGGATGGGCGCGACGATGCGCACCCGCATCGCCTCCATCGCCATGGCCAGGTCATCCTGGAGCGCGGCAATCTTGCTCACCTTGATGCCAGGGCCCGGCAGGAACTCGTACATGGTGACGACGGGGCCGGGGCGAATCTCCACCACCTCGCCGACGATGCCGAAGTCCGCCAGCTTCGCGCGCAGCTTCTCCGCCGTGGACAGGAACGCGTCCTTGTCCAGCTCCGAGCGCTCCTTCTTGTTGTACTCGAGCACGTCCAGCGGAGGCAGCGTGAAGCTCTTGCGGTCCCCGACGAACTCGAACTGCTCCTGGCTCTTCTTCGCGGTGGGCTTGGGCGGTGCCTTGGGCTCCACGATGAGCGGCATGCGCGCCAGCGCCGAGGACTGAGGCGCGGGGGTACTGGCCACTGGCGCCGCGGGCGCGTGCACGATGGGCGCGGCGGCGACGGGCGACGCGGCGGGCGCGGGCTCGGTCGATTCCGGCAGCGCGGCGACAGGGGAGGCGGAGGGGCCCGTGACGATGTTGGGCGTCTTCCTGCGGCTGCGCGGGGGCTCGACGCCCTCGGGGACGATGGGCGTGGAGTGGGGCGCGGGCGCGAGGAACGACGCGGCCCAGGCGGGGTCCGCACCCGGCGCCGGACGCTTCTCCGGGGCGGCGCGGACGGCCAGCTTGTCGGCGGGCACGGGCGGCGAGGACGTGGGCGGCTGCGAGTCCGTCTCCGCGGGCAGGGCCTTCTTCTTCTCGAGCTTCTCGCGCTCGCGGCTCTCCTTGAGGGCCAGCTTGTTGGCCGCGGCCTGCTCCTTCTCCGTCTGGCGGGCCAGACGCACGGCCTCCTCGGCCATGGCCTCGGCTTCGGCGGCTTCGGCCTCCTCGGCGGCGCGCTCGGCCTCGGCGAGCTCCTCTTCATCCGCCTCCAGCTGCGCGAGGAACGCGGCCTCCTCCAGCTTGTCCTGCGCCGCGCGCTCCTGGCGGGCCTTGTAGGCCACCTTCTGCGCTTCCCAGAACGCGTTCGCGGACTCGGAGAGGCGGCGGCCCAGGACGCACAGGCCGGCCCACACCAGGGAGCACAGCTTGAAGAACGTGTACTGCGTCCCGACGATGAGCGCGGCGGCGCTGATGGCGGTGACGAGGATGACGGTGCCGACGGTGGAGAACAGCCCCTCCAGCACGCCGCCCAGGCTCGCACCCAGCGCGCCTCCAGGGGGGTGTGCCCAGCCCTTGTCTCCCGCGAAGATGAGCTGCGCGAGCACGGCGACGCTCGCGGTCAGCAGGAAGAGGCTGATGATTTGCGGCGCCCGCTTGCGGTCCCGGTTGCCCACGAAGAGCACCATGGCCGTGTATGCGCCTCCGATGGGGGCCAGGTAGGCGCAGACGCCCAGCATCCCTCGCAGCGTCTCGGCGATGAGGTGCCCCATGGGGCCCACCGCGTTGCGGAAGCCTGGACCGACCCGGTCATGGGCGTCGAACGTGGCCACCGACAACAGTGAGAGCAGGGACAAGGCGAGCAGGAACACACCGGTGATGGCGCGCGCGGTCGTCCCGCCGTCGCCGTCGTCGATTCCCGCCTTCCGCTTCTTGTCCGCGAGCGCCTTGCGACGCGTCGCGATCTCCTGCCGGGACAGCACTGCCTTCTCCGCCCGACCCTTCTTCGCCGTCATGACCTTCTTCCCTCTGCGCGTCTCAGCCGCGTAGCGGGCTGTAGCAATGCCCGCGACGAGTGTAGGGAGGGAGGGGGGCTGGTCAATTTTCCGGCAGTCCCGCCGGATGGCCCTGAAGGGGCCCGAGAGAGGGCCTACATTTCGGCTGCGCCTCCCGGAAGAGGGGGTATGGTGCCGCCACGAATTCTTGGAGGAGTGTCGCCATGTCGGACAACGAGAAGCCGTCCTCGACCGAAGAGGAATACTTCGCTCGCGAGGAAATCGAGAAGAAGCGCAAGCTGGCGCTCCAGCAGGCCGCGCAGACCGCGGAGAAGCAGCGCGAGGACCTCAAGAAGCTGCACTGGATGAAGTGCCCCAAGTGCGGCATGGACCTGCAGACACTCAAGCAGGGCAACGTGGAGCTGGAGACGTGCTTCAACTGTGGCGGCGTCTTCCTGGACTCCGGCGAGCTGGAGCAGCTCATGGCCCAGCACGGCCACGAGGGGAGCGGCAAGGTGATGGGCGCCATCCTCAACCTCTTCAAGCGCAAGTAGTCCGTTTCAGAGGAGGCTCCAGTCATGGCCCTCACGCTCGAGCAGGTGCGACACGTGGCCACGCTGGCGCGGCTGGCGCTGACTCCCGAAGAGGAGCAGCGCATGGCCACCCAGCTGTCGGCCGTGTTGGACGCGGTGGAGCAGCTGCAATCCCTGGACGTGGGGGCCGTGGAGCCCACCTCACACGCGACGCTCGCGGACTCGCTGTTGCGCGAGGACGTGACGCGGCCGTCGTTGTCGCCGGAGCAGGTGTTGGCCAACGCGCCGGCGAAGGTGGGCACGTCGTTCGCGGTGCCCAAAATCATCGAGTAGCCCGGAGGGGCTCACGCCATGCAGCTCACGGACCTGTCGATGCTGGAGCTCGCGGAGAAGCTGGCCGCGGGTCAGGTGTCCTCCGTGGAAGCCACCCGCGCGTGCCTGGAGCGCATCCAGCGGGTGGATTCGACGATTCGCGCCTTCCTGCGCGTGGATGAGAAGGGCGCCCTCGCCGCGGCGGAGGCCAGCGACGCTCGTCGCCGCGCGGGCACTCCGGCCAGCGCCCTGGACGGCGTGCCGGTGGGGCTCAAGGACCTCTTCCTCACCGAGGGGGTGGAGACCACCGCGGGCTCGCGCGTGCTGGAGGGCTTCGTTCCGCCGATGGACGCCACGGTGGTGCGCCTCCTGCGCGAGGCGGGACTGCCCCTGCTGGGCAAGCTCAACCTGGACGAGTTCGCGATGGGCTCGTCCAACGAGTCCAGCGCCTACTTCCCGACGCACAATCCCTGGGATGTGACGCGCACGCCGGGAGGCTCCTCGGGAGGCTCGGCGGCGGCGGTGGCGGCGCGCGAGGTGTACGGCGCGCTGGGCACGGACACGGGGGGCTCCATCCGTCAGCCCGCGGCCTTCACCAACACGGTGGGGCTCAAGCCGACCTACGGGCGCGTGTCGCGCTACGGCGTCATCGCGTATGCGTCGTCGCTGGACCAGCCCGGGCCCATGACGCGCACGGTGGCGGACGCGGCGGCGCTGCTCCAGGTGCTGGCGCGGCATGACCCGCTGGACTCCACCTCCGCGCCGGTGAAGACGCCGGACTACTCGGCCGAGCTGGAGGGTGGGGTGCGCGGGCTGAAGCTGGGGGTGCCTCGCGAGTACTTCGCCGAGGGCATGGACCCCGAGGTGGAGGCCGCCGTGCGCGGCGCCCTGCGTGAGTACGAGCGGCTGGGTGCGACGCTGGTGGACGTGTCGCTGCCGCATACCCGGTACGCGCTGGCGACCTACTACCTCATCGCCCCCGCCGAGGCCTCCAGCAACCTGGCCCGCTACGACGGCGTGCGCTACGGCCTGCGCGCGAAGGATGCGAAGGGCCTCAAGGAGCTGTACGCGCTGACGCGTGAGCGGGGCTTCGGGGCAGAGGCGAAGCGCCGCATCATGCTGGGCACCTACGCGCTGTCGGCGGGTTACTACGACGCCTACTACCTGCGCGCGCAGAAGGTCCGCACGCTCATCCGCGAGGACTTCACGCGGGCCTTCCAGCAGGTGGACGCGCTCGTGGCGCCCATCTCTCCGGTGGCGCCGTTCAAGCTGGGCGAGAAGGTCAACGACCCGCTGTCCATGTACCTGACGGATGTCTACACCCTGCCGTGCAACCTGGCCGGTGTGCCAGGCCTGTCGGTGCCCTGTGGTTTCACGAAGGCGGGGCTGCCGGTGGGGCTCCAGGTCCTGGGGCGGGCGTTCGACGAGGCCCTGCTGCTGCGCATCGCTCGCGCCTTCGAGCGCGAACACGACTTCTTCCGCCGCCTCGCGCCCGTCTAGGGCTCGAGGTCCGCATTCGGTGACACCGCCATGCCCGTGAGCGATTTCCAGCCCGTCATCGGACTCGAGGTCCACGCGCAGCTCCTCACGAAGTCCAAGATCTTCTGCGGCTGCTCCACCGCGTTCGGCGCGGAGCCCAACCGCAACACCTGTCCGGTGTGCCTGGGCATGCCCGGCGTGCTGCCCGTGCTCAACGCGCGCGTGGTGGAGTTCGCCATCCGCACGGGGCTCGCGCTGGAGTGCGTCGTCAACGCCAGGAGCGTGTGGAGCCGGAAGAACTACTTCTATCCGGACCTGCCCAAGGGCTATCAAATCACGCAGTTCGACCTGCCCGTCTGCGAGCACGGGCGCCTGGTCATCGACACGCCGAGCGGAGAGAAGGTCATCCGCGTCCGCCGCATCCACATGGAGGAGGACGCGGGCAAGAGCGTGCACGACGCGGGCGGCGGGCAGAGCCTGGTGGACTTGAACCGCGCGGGCGTGCCGCTGCTGGAGATCGTCAGCGAGCCGGACCTGCGCGACGCGGACGAGGCGGTGGAGTACCTCAAGGCGCTGCGCGACATCCTCGTGTACCTGGGGGTCAACGACGGCAACCTGGAGGAGGGCAGCTTCCGCTGTGACGCCAACGTGTCCGTGATGCCCAAGGGCTCCAGCACGTATGGCCAGCGCTGCGAGCTGAAGAACATCAACTCGTTCCGCTTCGTGAAGCAGGCCATCGAGTACGAAATCTCCCGGCAGGTGGATGTCATCGAGTCCGGTGGGAAGGTGGACCAGGAGACGCGCCTGTGGGACGTCAACAAGGGCGTCACCCGCTCCATGCGCAGCAAGGAGGAGGCGCACGACTACCGGTACTTCCCGGAGCCGGACCTGCCGCCGCTGCTCATCGCGAAGGAGCGCATCGAGGCGGTGCGGGGCGAGCTGCCGGAGTTGCCTCGGCCGAAGCTCCAGCGCTTCGTGAGCCAGTACGGCCTGCCCGTGTATGACGCGCGCATCCTCACCTCGGAGCGTCCGCTCGCGGACTACTTCGAGGCGTGTGCCCAGCGCTCCCCGGACGCGAAGAAGCTCTCCAACTGGTTCCTCGGTGAGCTGCTGCGGCTCCTGAAGGAGAGCGGCACCACGGTGTCCGAGGTGCGCTTCACGCCCGCCCAGCTCGCGGAGCTCTTGAGCCTGGTGGACCAGGGCACCGTGTCCGCCAACGCGGGCAAGGACGTGCTGGCGGAGATGTTCCGCACGGGCCGCGCCGCCGCGGACATCGTCGCGGAGAAGGGGCTCGCGCAGGTGAGTGACACCGGCGCGATCGAAGCCGTGGTGGATGACATCCTCGCGAAGAACGCGGGCGAGATTGAGAAGTACCGCGCGGGCAAGAAGCAGGTGTTCGGCTTCTTCGTCGGTCAGGTGATGCGGGCCATGAAGGGCAAGGGCAACCCCGCCCTCGTCAACGAGCTCCTGAAGAAGAAGCTGGGCGACTGACTCAGCGAGGACACGCGGGCACGGTGACGTGGAGCAGGTCCTCGTCACCCGGATGCTCCGAGCGCGCGAGGACCCGCGCGCTTCCCTCCGCCGTCCGCTCCAGGATGAGCGACGGTGCCTCGAAGGTGTGCTCGAACAGCGTCCCCGCGGGCTGCGCCGTCACGGTGTAGCGGATGTTCCGGAACGAGGAGAGCTCGGCGGTGAGGACGTCGTCGCGTCTTGGCGTCCGGCCGGCGTCTCGAGACATGGGCCACAGCGCGGAGGACGGGTGGGCGAGGATGTCCGCGCGAAGGGCGTCGCAATATCGCGCGCAGGGCACGAAGTAGGGCTCGTGCGAGGTGAGGGGCCCAGGGAAGGCGTCGTAGCCCAGGACGGTCGCGAGTCGGCCGAAGGGCGTGGCGATGACGGACAGGTCCTCGGGGCGACCCGGGCTCAACCGCAGCGTGTCCTCGCGCGTGGGCACGAGGTTGACCTTGCGAGTCGTCGCGACGTGGAAGCCGCCCGGAGCGAAGGTGTAGCTGGTGTTGAAGGTGCGTGCTCCGTGGGGCGTGAAGTCGGGAGTGTCGAGCCCACGCCGATTGCTGGGGAGCCAGGCGCTTCCCGCGACCACCCAGAGGCCGAAGTCCCTGGCGATGGCGGAGAAGGTCTCGTGCATCACCTGGTGCACGCGTGCCGCGCGCAGGGCGTGCAGGCCCTCTTCTCGCGTCGGCGGATGGAGGTCCTTCCACGTGTTCCACAAGGACCACCACTCGAACAGGGCCACGCTCCGCATCGCGCGACGGGCCGTCGGGTGATGTCGGAGCCGAGGCAGCTGACCCATCATCCCGAGCGGCGCGCCCACCCACTCCGGCCACACCACGAGGGCGGGGTGGAGTGGGGTGCCCGCGGAGTCCCGCGCACGCGAGTCGCTGACCCGCTGAGCGAGTGCCCGGTGCTTCCGGGCGAACGCGGCGGGGGAGTCGTAGTCCTCCAGCGAGAGGCGCGGCTGGAGGGCGAACAGCTCGACATGCGTGGCGGGAACGGCGTCTTCCACGGGAGGGATTCCGGCTGGGGGCGAGGGCGCTACTTGAGAAGCCCGTTCTCGCGCAGTCGCTGGTGGAGGAAGTCGCCCGCGGTGATGGGCGCGTGGCGCGCGGGGTTGTCCGGGGTCTCCGTGCAGGGCAGGGGCTTGAGCACGCAGTCCGAGTAGGGATGGCAGAAGAAGGGCAGCGAGTAGCGGACCG
This window contains:
- a CDS encoding DUF4920 domain-containing protein, whose translation is MNSLRTSLMLLVAVPLLAFAGDKKTPAKAGGEDKAAASDCHHPADAAKAAPKSEAPAASSQDGWKLTRGEALKGANPVKLADLLTKPQPHEGKTVTLEGRVRKACERKGCWMELATDSAKGPGVRVTFKDYGFFVPLDSAGAQARVEGVVKVAELSESHASHYESEGAIVPRGADGKPREVQLVATGVELRR
- a CDS encoding DUF2752 domain-containing protein, which produces MKVFIPPRNRRPGTVDYMGLMGLVGLLVARYIPVARIIPFWGCVLREQTGWPCLGCGLTRVAERVSHFNFEGAWEANPLGTVAALLFALAAVAMVVHLVFAVPIPEIQLSAKEWRAFQVVMPVIVLVNYAYVVVKTRFPHLLL
- the plsY gene encoding glycerol-3-phosphate 1-O-acyltransferase PlsY, with product MTLALVLLGYLAGSIPFGVLLTRWLRGVDVRQGGSGNIGATNVTRVAGKKLGALVLVLDALKGALPVALAVRLVPGQPLVHVMVGVAAVLGHVYPVWLKLHGGKGVATALGVLLVLAPWAALAAGTAFIAIFLVSRVSSLGSLFAGATAVGTTACTAPEPEYTGLSAFLFVVMLWTHRSNIGRLLRRTERRF
- a CDS encoding THUMP domain-containing class I SAM-dependent RNA methyltransferase, producing the protein MAERIALFATTARGTEDLLADELKELGARRIRQDRGGVRFMASLDEALMVCLWSRIAMRVLYPLGAFEARGADGLYEAVRSVSWEEHLTPTTTFAVDATLKDSEHSHSGFVALKVKDAIVDRMRDVVGTRPDVNTKNPDVSVVAHLSRDTLSLSLDLCGDSLNRRGYRVRPTVAPLKETLAAAILRAARYTGDEALVDPMCGSGTLLIEGGMIARKRAPGLNRDFAVERWPELGARARELLADLRADARRNERKVEVPIWGLDKDPEALEAAQRNVSAARLSEEISLTEGDATRMPHLPATHGLLLTNPPYGDRIGTGGQKGMKSFYYKLGEALRVPGWRVWVLCGNPAFESAFHARPSSRRELWNGPIECNLLGYRAAGGGDEGSEAPLGATQQPANVAPMRPQHDDEEEG
- a CDS encoding FtsK/SpoIIIE family DNA translocase, which produces MTAKKGRAEKAVLSRQEIATRRKALADKKRKAGIDDGDGGTTARAITGVFLLALSLLSLLSVATFDAHDRVGPGFRNAVGPMGHLIAETLRGMLGVCAYLAPIGGAYTAMVLFVGNRDRKRAPQIISLFLLTASVAVLAQLIFAGDKGWAHPPGGALGASLGGVLEGLFSTVGTVILVTAISAAALIVGTQYTFFKLCSLVWAGLCVLGRRLSESANAFWEAQKVAYKARQERAAQDKLEEAAFLAQLEADEEELAEAERAAEEAEAAEAEAMAEEAVRLARQTEKEQAAANKLALKESREREKLEKKKALPAETDSQPPTSSPPVPADKLAVRAAPEKRPAPGADPAWAASFLAPAPHSTPIVPEGVEPPRSRRKTPNIVTGPSASPVAALPESTEPAPAASPVAAAPIVHAPAAPVASTPAPQSSALARMPLIVEPKAPPKPTAKKSQEQFEFVGDRKSFTLPPLDVLEYNKKERSELDKDAFLSTAEKLRAKLADFGIVGEVVEIRPGPVVTMYEFLPGPGIKVSKIAALQDDLAMAMEAMRVRIVAPIPGKGVVGIEVPNRDRETVYLKEIAEQDAFLKGPSKLTMCVGKDIEGMPYVFDLAKAPHLLIAGTTGSGKSVAVNSMIMSILLKSTPEEVRFIMVDPKMLELSVYEGIPHLLLPVVTDPKKAALALRWAVEEMERRYQMLSEAGVRNIAGFNKLVESSASEVKETLSAVEPAPRKSKPKKMLVLDVEGGEPKAASNASSPDALGVAAPREDLEDVREAVMSEEEPAPQDAVPEMEAEAEDDGTEAALEAASSKPEKKELKKLPYIVVIIDELADLMMVASREVETYVARLAQMARAAGIHLMVATQRPSTDVVTGVIKANFPTRISFMLRSKPDSMTILGTVGAEALLGMGDMLIMPPTSAHLQRVHGAFVSEDEIKKAVDHLKAQGKPVFDESILKPRDEDVESGGEEDELSDELYDQALAVVSEMRAVSISMLQRKMRIGYNRAARMIERMERDGVVGAADGAKPREVLIRGVGDMPGAGAM